A single genomic interval of Homo sapiens chromosome 7, GRCh38.p14 Primary Assembly harbors:
- the LOC441239 gene encoding uncharacterized protein LOC441239, whose protein sequence is MVLGVQLHSQTASRAFAGRRGPRATVPEQTQAAPVSSSPAAFQQRGDPHPRQPHLTVPLRSEETVEDRVAPGAARNQGDLEETGNLASRGDAAPGKGLPPPASELSSARASPPQRGPDPCLAPGARTVPSAKRLRSRKWPPQCTSRQHGVGSGSVSIRLCGAGCERDSPIPLSSRSRTSHPEDFAEDAAPWSGAENRSRPPRSCWVVEKVEGGQVLSATVKIKIIIIKNEWVSYLLILTINRVFVGPFDRGGSHLEKLPSLRARPFPVQPRVTCFPYSSLSLPLIFITRFPLGAGI, encoded by the exons ATGGTGCTCGGTGTCCAGCTACACTCCCAAACCGCATCCCGAGCGTTTGCGGGGCGGAGGGGCCCCAGGGCGACGGTTCCAGAACAGACCCAGGCGGCTCCGGTCAGCAGCAGCCCCGCTGCTTTCCAACAGCGCGGGGACCCCCATCCCCGCCAGCCCCATCTCACTGTCCCTCTCAGGTCAGAGGAGACCGTAGAGGACCGCGTGGCACCAGGAGCTGCCAGGAACCAGGGCGACCTAGAAGAAACCGGGAACCTGGCGTCCCGCGGGGACGCAGCCCCAGGAAAG GGGCTGCCGCCGCCAGCAAGTGAGCTCAGCTCAGCCCGGGCGTCCCCTCCGCAACGAGGCCCGGATCCCTGCTTGGCTCCCGGAGCCCGGACTGTGCCTTCCGCAAAACGGCTGCGCTCTAG AAAGTGGCCTCCACAGTGCACTTCCCGGCAGCATGGAGTCGGCAGTGGCAGCGTTTCTATCCGGCTCTGCGGGGCTGGGTGTGAACGGGACTCTCCCATCCCGCTGTCCTCCAGGAGCCGGACCTCTCACCCCGAAGACTTTGCCGAAGACGCGGCCCCCTGGTCAGGGGCAGAAAACAGATCCAGGCCGCCCCGCTCCTGCTGGGTGGTGGAGAAGGTGGAGGGCGGGCAGGTGCTAAGTGctactgtgaaaataaaaatcatcataaTAAAGAACGAATGGGTTTCGTATCTCTTAATTCTCACCATCAATAGGGTATTCGTGGGCCCATTTGACAGAGGAGGAAGCCACCTGGAGAAGCTCCCTTCCTTGAGAGCCAGGCCCTTCCCTGTCCAGCCCCGTGTCACCTGCTTCCCTTACAgctcgctctctctccctctcatcttCATAACCCGCTTCCCCCTGGGAGCAGGAATTTGA